From the genome of Penaeus chinensis breed Huanghai No. 1 chromosome 8, ASM1920278v2, whole genome shotgun sequence, one region includes:
- the LOC125028194 gene encoding transmembrane protease serine 13-like, protein MALTRRRNFVCTTSAQSRTFKCKYGGCLKRLQACDGKAQCFDGSDEDPMLCKRKRCYSRQFRCSYGACIKKEEKCNGVSDCFDSSDETPELCGPDHTFTKTESRMRVPAALASFFNPQPPAASTTQPTTTATNPPLPPPTTTQPTTTTTQPPPPPPTTTQPTTTTTQPPPPPPTTTQPTTTTTQPPPPPPTTTQPTTTTTTQPPPPPPTTGQPPSPPLADTDSDLEAPFPYTPSFPGEDVLGCDGVQSCPCPPPLQHFCIPCNAWNETCTRIGEEQVCLMPSRSALTGIEVEVLSCGANAFLSLAGMVRVDRECGTNQGVPVLTVVTADCWGTTTLIAECHADGLWHPYGEPKSAKPMRHLCQPHTLNADVCGKRARYVRPPGRYVPYETASLWPWLAGLFRHEKYACTAALVSPSYLLTAAHCLTSLRSTGTESQETSQETVDLRDLRVQRLDERGNVIKGYVTAVHLYPAYESGARPSRDIALVRLEKPALFSRKLVPACVLAGSFPRHDVAATFNRTIARFRWEMILQEHDPRCHSPHDRCASALTVDRDQFCGIDKEYQRYLPEGSSGGPYLVNLGTDADEKWTVAGVVSSSYGEASCSRPYTIFTAVGNYWPWIERCVYLGNCSQPLEDDGE, encoded by the exons ATGGCTCTGACGAGACGCAGGAACTTTGTTTGCACCACAA GTGCTCAGAGTCGCACGTTCAAGTGCAAGTACGGCGGGTGCCTCAAGCGACTCCAGGCGTGCGACGGGAAGGCACAATGCTTTGACGGCTCCGACGAAGACCCCATGCTGTGCAAGCGGAAGCGCTGCTACTCGAGGCAGTTCCGGTGCTCCTACGGGGCCTGCATCAAGAAG GAAGAAAAGTGCAATGGGGTTTCGGATTGCTTCGATAGCTCGGACGAGACCCCGGAACTCTGCGGTCCAGACCACACGTTCACGAAAACCGAATCACGGATGCGCGTCCCAGCGGCCCTAGCGTCCTTTTTTAACCCACAACCTCCAGCAGCGTCTACCACACAACCAACAACTACTGCCACAAATCCACCTCTGCCACCACCAACTACCACACAGCCTACAACAACTACCACgcaaccacccccaccaccaccaactaccACACAGCCAACAACAACTACCACgcaaccacccccaccaccaccaactaccACACAGCCAACAACAACTACCACgcaaccacccccaccaccaccaactaccacacagccaacaacaacaactactacgcaaccacccccaccaccaccaactaccGGGCAACCACCCTCGCCGCCGCTAGCCGATACAGACTCAGACTTAGAAGCTCCATTTCCATACACCCCGAGTTTTCCAGGCGAGGACGTCCTCGGCTGCGATGGCGTCCAGTCGTGTCCTTGCCCTCCACCTTTGCAACATTTCTGCATCCCCTGCAATGCTTGGAATGAAACCTGCACTCGTATCG GAGAGGAGCAAGTGTGCCTGATGCCGTCCCGAAGCGCCCTGACTGGCATCGAAGTGGAGGTGCTCTCATGTGGCGCCAACGCCTTCCT aAGTCTGGCTGGGATGGTACGCGTAGACAG GGAGTGCGGTACCAACCAGGGCGTCCCAGTCCTAACGGTGGTGACAGCGGACTGCTGGGGTACCACTACCCTGATAGCAGAGTGCCATGCTGACGGCCTGTGGCATCCTTACGGGGAGCCCAAGAGTGCCAAACCTATGCGGCATCTGTGCCAACCTCACACCCTTAATGCTGATG TGTGTGGCAAGCGGGCCAGGTACGTGAGGCCCCCCGGCCGGTACGTGCCCTACGAGACCGCGTCCCTCTGGCCTTGGCTGGCGGGGCTCTTCCGCCACGAGAAGTACGCCTGCACCGCCGCCCTCGTCagcccctcctacctcctcacgGCCGCCCACTGCCTCACCAG CCTGAGATCCACCGGAACAGA GTCGCAAGAGACTTCGCAAGAAACCGTGGATCTGCGCGACCTGAGAGTTCAGCGTCTCGACGAGAGGGGCAACGTCATCAAGGGATAT gTCACGGCAGTCCACCTCTACCCAGCGTACGAGTCGGGTGCCAGGCCCTCCCGCGACATCGCCCTCGTCAGACTGGAGAAGCCCGCGTTGTTCTCCCGAAAGCTGGTTCCCGCGTGCGTCCTGGCGGGGTCTTTCCCGAGGCATGACGTAGCCGCG ACCTTCAACCGCACAATCGCACGCTTCAGATGGGAGATGATCCTGCAAGAGCACGATCCGCGATGCCATTCGCCCCACGACCGCTGTGCCTCGGCGCTCACGGTCGACAGAGACCAATTTTGTGGCATTGACAAAG AATACCAGAGGTACCTTCCCGAGGGTTCCTCCGGCGGCCCGTACCTCGTGAACCTGGGCACCGACGCAGACGAGAAGTGGACGGTGGCCGGCGTCGTGTCCTCTTCCTACGGCGAAGCCTCCTGCAGCCGTCCGTACACCATCTTCACGGCCGTAGGGAATTACTGGCCATGGATCGAGCGATGTGTCTATCTTGGAAATTGTTCTCAGCCTTTGGAGGACGATGGGGAATGA